The Geobacter metallireducens GS-15 region ACGGAGAGGCCTGCCAGTTTCGAGAGGTACTCGATCTCCACGGCGGTGAAGGCCTTCAGATGGAGCTCGGGGGAGACCGATTTCACGGTCCGGAGCATCTCCAGGTAGAAGTCGAAGGGGAGGTCCGGGTGGAGGCCGCCCACGATGTGGATCTCCGTGGCCCCCTGGGCGTGGGCCTCCAAGGCGCGGTTGCGGATCTCCTCCAGGTCGTAGAGGTAGGCCCCCGGCTGGTCGGCGGTGCGGTAGAAAGCGCAGAAGGAGCAGCGGTTCACACAGATGTTGGTGTGGTTGATGTGGCGGTTCACGTTGAAGAAAACCCGGTCGCCGTTGCGGCGCCGGTTCGCGGTTGCGGCCAGCTCACCCACGGCGATGAGATCCCGGCACTCGAAGAGGAAGAGGGCCTCCTCGTCGGTGATTCGCTCGCCGGCGTGAACCTTCTCGGATATTGAAGAAAGAGATGTCATGGTGCCTCGCTCTATGAAAAAATCAGTTGCTGGTCACCGGTCCCTAATCCCCGGTCCCGGCCTTTACTCCCCAACGGGTGAAGAGCTCATGGTGAACGCCGAGGGTGTCGAGCACCTTACCCACCACGAAATCCACCAGGTCGTCCAGGGTTCTGGGCCGATGGTAGAAGGCGGGCATGGCCGGCACAACACGCACCCCGAGCCGGGCCAGCTTCAGCATATTCTCCAGGTGAATGGCTGACAGGGGAGTCTCCCGGGGGACGATCACCAGGGGACGCCCCTCCTTGACCATGACATCGGCGCACCGCTCAAGGAGCGTTGAGGAAAGGCCGGTAGCGATGCGGGCCAGGGTCCCCATGCTGCACGGGGCCACCACCATGGCGTCGGGGGCCGCCGAGCCGCTGGCCGGGGGAGCGAAGAGGTTATCGGCGCCATAAAAGGAGAGCTGTTCCGGCGAAGCGCCGAAGAGCTCCCGCAGTCGGGCCACCGCGTCCTCCTCCCCAGCCGAAAGGTCCAGATTGGTCTCCTCCCGCACCACGCCGATGCCGGCGCCGCTGGCGGTGACCACCACCCGCTTTCCCGCCTTGAGGAGCTCCTCGCAGAGTCGCAGCCCGTAGACGGAGCCGGAGGCCCCGGTGATCCCCACGAGAACCGTACCGCTCATGCCCCCCCCTTTCGCGCCAGGACATCCACGAAGGTGGCCACGAAGAGGGTAATGCTGATGTAGCCGTTCATGGCGAAAAAGGCGGCGTCCAGACGGGAGAGGTCCCCACCCCGGAGGAGCCAGTGCTCGTAGAGGAGCATGGTGACGCAGAGCCCGAGCCCCGCCAGGTACCAGACGCCGAGTCCGGCGCTGACGTACAGCCCCGCCAGGAGCGCCGCCATGGCCACGTGGAAGAGGCGGGCAGTCCAGAGGGACCCGTTCACCCCGAGCCGGGACGGAATCGAGTGGAGCCCTGCCCCCTTGTCGAACTCCAGGTCCTGGAGGGCGTAGAGGATGTCGAAGCCGGCCACCCAGAAGAGGACCGCAAGCCCCAGGAGCACCGCAGGGAGCTCCACCGTCCCCCGGATGGCGATCCAGGCCCCCAGGGGGGCAGCGGCCAGACAGATGCCGAGAACCACGTGGGCCAGTGCCGTGAAGCGTTTGCAGTAGGAGTAGAGGACCAGGAAAAAGAGGGCCACTGGCGACAGGTAGAGGCAGAGGGGGTTCAGCCGGTAAGCCGCGTAGAGCATGAGGAGGATCGAAATAACGATGAAGGCGACGGCGGTTCCCTTGCCGATGAGTCCCGCCGGGATGGCGCGGCCGGCGGTGCGGGGGTTGCGGGCATCAATCTCCGCGTCGATGACCCGATTCATCCCCATTGCGGCCGTCCGGGCCCCCACCATTGCCATGAGGATCCAGAACACCTGGTACGCCGTCGGCACTCCCCGGGCGGCCAGCACCGCTCCCGTAAAGGCGAAGGGGAGGGCAAAGACCGTGTGGGAGAACTTGATCATCTCCAGAAACACCTTAATCTTCCCGAACATCCCCATGGCCATCCTTTCCTCACTTACCATTTGCTCCCCCTTCCCCGAGGGTACTCTCCAGATATCTCCTCATGCGGCCCATCTCGACGTTTACCGTGGAAAGGTCGAACATGCTGGGGTAGTGGTCGTAGGGATAGCGTTTCATGAAGGAGAGCACCTTCCCCCCCTCCTCATAGACATAGCGGGAGCGGATCTCAAGGTCCCTCGATTCCAGCTCCACCGCGGCGCCCTCCTCGCCACCGTCCACGGCGACCCGGAGCCGGTGGTAGTAAAGGCGCCCTCCCTCCGGAAGGGTCACACCACCGGCACGGGTCGAAATGTGGCGCAATTCCGTCAGGAGGAGATGATTCTTCGGATCCTCCTCGGCAATCACGTAGCCGTCCTTCATAAGGAGGTTCTTCACCAGGGCAAAGACCTCGTCCGCCGGCCGTACCGTCACAATCCGCGACTTCTGCAGAGGCTCGGCCGCCAGTCTGAAGTAGTAACACCCGGGCGTCACCAGAAAGCAGAGCAGCAGGATCCATCCCCACAACCAACGTCTCGCCGTCAAAACCCGTACTCCCTCCACCGTTCTTCGATCATTCGCCCGGCAGCCTCCCGAACCGTTCGACAAAACCTTAGTTTTGTAGCATTTCCGGTCGGATGGTGACAATCATTTTCTCCGGAGCCGTTTCACGAAGAAGTTTTTTGGCAACAAAGTAAGGAACCTTCATAATGGAACTTCCATTGTGCGATTTTCCGTTTACACTACAACTGGATTTGCAAAAAACGACGAAGGAGAGCAGCGAAATGATGATCCTCAAGAATAGTTCCCTCCTGAAGCAACAATGCTATCTTGATGGGCACTGGTGCTGCGCCGATGGCGGCGCAACCATTGATGTAACCAATCCGGCCACCGGCGAGATACTGGGCGTTGTCCCCAAAATGGGTACCCAGGAAACACGGCGCGCCATAGAGGCCGCCAACGGGGCGCTGGACGGCTGGAAAGCGAGGACCGCGAAGGAGCGGAGCGCGATCCTCCGCCGGTGGTTCGAGCTGATCATGGAGAACCTGGAGGATCTGGCCGTCATCATGACCGCCGAACAGGGGAAGCCCCTGGCGGAATCCAGGGGTGAGATCGCCTATGCCGCCTCGTTCATCGAGTGGTTTGCCGAGGAAGGAAAACGGATCTACGGCGACACCATCCCCTCCTATGCCCGGGACAAGCGGATCGTGGTAATCAAGGAGCCCATCGGCGTCTGCGCCGCCATAACCCCCTGGAATTTCCCCGCTGCCATGATCACCCGCAAGGCCGGCCCGGCCCTGGCCGCCGGCTGCACCATGGTGGTCAAACCCGCCACCGCCACCCCGTTTTCGGCCCTGGCCCTGGCCCTCATCGGCGAGCAGGCCGGCATTCCGGCGGGGGTCTTCAGCGTCATCACCGGCTCGTCCAAGGAGATCGGCGACGAGATGACCGGCAACCCCATTGTCCGCAAGCTGACTTTCACCGGCTCCACCGAGGTCGGCAAACAGCTGACGGCCCAGTGCGCCGGCACCATGAAAAAGGTCTCCATGGAGCTGGGGGGGAATGCCCCCTTCATCGTCTTTGACGACGCCGATCTCGATGCCGCCGTGGAGGGGGCCATCGCCTCCAAATACCGCAATACCGGCCAGACCTGTGTCTGCACGAACCGCATCCTCGTCCAGGAATCGGTCTACGAAGCCTTTTCCGCGAAGCTGGTCGCCGCCGTCTCAAAAATGACCGTGGGCGACGGCCTCAAGGGAGAGGTGCAGCAGGGGCCCCTCATCGACATGACTGCCCTGGAGAAGGTGGAGGAGCACATTGCCGACGCCGTTGCCAAGGGGGCCCGCGTCGTCCTCG contains the following coding sequences:
- a CDS encoding flavin prenyltransferase UbiX produces the protein MSGTVLVGITGASGSVYGLRLCEELLKAGKRVVVTASGAGIGVVREETNLDLSAGEEDAVARLRELFGASPEQLSFYGADNLFAPPASGSAAPDAMVVAPCSMGTLARIATGLSSTLLERCADVMVKEGRPLVIVPRETPLSAIHLENMLKLARLGVRVVPAMPAFYHRPRTLDDLVDFVVGKVLDTLGVHHELFTRWGVKAGTGD
- a CDS encoding 4-hydroxybenzoate octaprenyltransferase, which produces MVSEERMAMGMFGKIKVFLEMIKFSHTVFALPFAFTGAVLAARGVPTAYQVFWILMAMVGARTAAMGMNRVIDAEIDARNPRTAGRAIPAGLIGKGTAVAFIVISILLMLYAAYRLNPLCLYLSPVALFFLVLYSYCKRFTALAHVVLGICLAAAPLGAWIAIRGTVELPAVLLGLAVLFWVAGFDILYALQDLEFDKGAGLHSIPSRLGVNGSLWTARLFHVAMAALLAGLYVSAGLGVWYLAGLGLCVTMLLYEHWLLRGGDLSRLDAAFFAMNGYISITLFVATFVDVLARKGGA
- the gabD gene encoding NADP-dependent succinate-semialdehyde dehydrogenase; translated protein: MMILKNSSLLKQQCYLDGHWCCADGGATIDVTNPATGEILGVVPKMGTQETRRAIEAANGALDGWKARTAKERSAILRRWFELIMENLEDLAVIMTAEQGKPLAESRGEIAYAASFIEWFAEEGKRIYGDTIPSYARDKRIVVIKEPIGVCAAITPWNFPAAMITRKAGPALAAGCTMVVKPATATPFSALALALIGEQAGIPAGVFSVITGSSKEIGDEMTGNPIVRKLTFTGSTEVGKQLTAQCAGTMKKVSMELGGNAPFIVFDDADLDAAVEGAIASKYRNTGQTCVCTNRILVQESVYEAFSAKLVAAVSKMTVGDGLKGEVQQGPLIDMTALEKVEEHIADAVAKGARVVLGGKRHALGGTFFEPTIITDVTPGMLVAREETFGPLAPLFKFSTDEEAIRMANDTEFGLASYFYSRDIRRVWKVSEALEYGMVGINTGLISSEVAPFGGVKESGVGREGSKYGIEEFVEVKYLCMGGI